The following are from one region of the Pseudomonas putida genome:
- a CDS encoding MFS transporter, protein MAYSPAPDQGTDTTRNALYRRITLRLIPFIFICYLFNYLDRVNVGFAKLQMLDALKFSETVYGLGAGIFFIGYVLCGLPSNLALNRFGPRRWIALMMIAWGSLSTCLLFVTTPTEFYALRLLTGAAEAGFFPGVVLYLSRWFPAARRGRIMALFMSAIPVSGLLGGPFSGWILQHFAAGQHGLAGWQWMFLIQGLPTVALGVLAVFLLSDGYQKAAWLSPAERQLIAADLDADAAGKPSTTGDSVLAVLTNSLIWTFGFVYFCIQSGVYAINFWLPSIIKNMGFDNPLLIGWLSAIPYLLAGVFMILCGRSADLRNERRWHLVVPMLMGAIGLLIAVNFAGNPAIAILGLSIATMGALTGLPMFWPMPTALLSASAAVAGLAIINSVGQMAGFLSPYLVGFIKDQTGSTDAALYSLAALIVLGSLVALRVTRAGALSTARAN, encoded by the coding sequence ATGGCATACAGCCCCGCCCCTGACCAAGGCACGGACACCACCCGCAACGCGCTGTACCGGCGCATCACCCTGCGGCTGATTCCGTTCATTTTCATCTGCTACCTGTTCAACTACCTGGACCGCGTCAACGTCGGCTTTGCCAAGCTGCAGATGCTCGACGCCCTGAAGTTCAGCGAAACGGTGTACGGCCTTGGCGCCGGCATCTTCTTCATCGGCTATGTGCTCTGCGGCCTGCCGAGCAACCTGGCGCTCAACCGCTTCGGCCCGCGGCGCTGGATCGCGCTGATGATGATCGCCTGGGGCAGCCTCTCCACCTGCCTGCTGTTCGTCACCACGCCCACCGAATTCTACGCCCTGCGCCTGCTGACCGGCGCCGCCGAAGCCGGCTTTTTCCCCGGCGTGGTGCTGTACCTTTCGCGCTGGTTCCCGGCGGCCCGCCGCGGTCGCATCATGGCCCTGTTCATGTCGGCGATCCCGGTGTCGGGCCTGCTCGGCGGGCCGTTCTCCGGCTGGATCCTCCAGCACTTCGCCGCTGGCCAGCACGGCCTGGCCGGCTGGCAATGGATGTTCCTGATCCAGGGCCTGCCGACCGTTGCGTTGGGGGTACTGGCAGTATTCCTGCTCAGTGACGGCTACCAGAAAGCCGCCTGGCTGAGCCCAGCCGAACGCCAGCTGATTGCCGCCGACCTCGACGCCGATGCTGCAGGCAAGCCGAGCACTACCGGCGACAGCGTGCTCGCCGTGCTGACCAACTCGCTGATCTGGACCTTCGGCTTCGTCTACTTCTGCATCCAGAGCGGTGTGTACGCGATCAACTTCTGGCTGCCTTCGATCATCAAGAACATGGGCTTCGACAACCCGCTGCTTATCGGCTGGCTCAGCGCCATCCCGTACCTGCTGGCTGGCGTGTTCATGATTCTCTGCGGGCGCTCGGCCGACCTGCGCAACGAGCGCCGCTGGCACCTTGTAGTACCGATGCTGATGGGCGCCATCGGCCTGCTGATCGCGGTGAACTTTGCCGGCAACCCGGCCATCGCCATCCTCGGCCTGTCGATCGCCACCATGGGCGCCCTTACCGGCCTGCCGATGTTCTGGCCGATGCCTACCGCGCTGCTCAGCGCCAGCGCGGCTGTGGCGGGCCTGGCGATCATCAACTCGGTGGGCCAGATGGCCGGTTTCCTCAGCCCGTATCTGGTCGGTTTCATCAAGGACCAGACAGGCTCGACCGATGCCGCGTTGTATTCGCT
- a CDS encoding sugar diacid recognition domain-containing protein, whose amino-acid sequence MFELDHDLAQDIVDRAMAILPCNVNVMDSQGLILGSGEPERINTRHEGAQLVLANGRIVELDTDAAKCLKGVQPGVNLPLMLDGRLMGVLGLTGDPQQVRTYGELVRMTAEMLLAQRHLQADQQWRRQRCDDLLALLLGGSGDSPRLLDEARQLGLKPQLPRVPCLFELASGPAAEALAAWLMSRYPDSWCVSPARQSLLWCRPAGVALDEPRLLERLQRHGWEVERLALGSAAQSLEQLRRGYRRVRDLLAYGREVLPGERLLSLQRYRLPALLWRHRNDDALDELLEPLQRIRSRDGSGQLLTTLRAWCAHDGQSQACADALGIHRNSLRYRLERIAELGEVDPLRMEGMLSLYLGLQLLPAD is encoded by the coding sequence ATGTTCGAACTCGACCATGACCTGGCACAGGATATCGTTGACCGCGCGATGGCCATTCTGCCATGCAACGTCAATGTCATGGACAGCCAGGGCTTGATCCTGGGTAGTGGCGAACCGGAGCGCATCAACACCCGCCACGAGGGCGCGCAACTGGTACTGGCCAACGGCCGCATCGTCGAGCTGGATACAGACGCGGCCAAATGCCTGAAGGGTGTGCAGCCCGGGGTGAACCTGCCATTGATGCTTGATGGCAGGTTGATGGGCGTACTTGGTCTGACCGGCGACCCGCAACAAGTGCGTACCTATGGCGAACTGGTGCGCATGACTGCGGAAATGCTACTGGCCCAGCGCCATTTGCAGGCGGACCAGCAATGGCGACGGCAGCGCTGTGACGACTTGCTGGCCTTGCTGCTGGGCGGCAGTGGCGATTCTCCCCGGTTGCTCGACGAGGCCCGGCAACTGGGGCTGAAACCCCAGTTGCCACGGGTGCCGTGCCTGTTCGAACTGGCCTCGGGGCCCGCCGCCGAAGCCTTGGCAGCATGGTTGATGAGCCGCTACCCGGACAGTTGGTGCGTCAGCCCGGCCCGCCAGTCGTTGTTGTGGTGTCGCCCGGCAGGCGTGGCGCTGGACGAACCTCGCCTGCTGGAACGCCTGCAGCGCCATGGCTGGGAAGTGGAGCGGCTGGCCCTCGGCAGTGCCGCGCAAAGCCTGGAACAGTTGCGCCGCGGCTATCGCCGGGTGCGCGACCTGTTGGCCTATGGGCGCGAGGTGCTGCCCGGCGAGCGCCTGCTCAGCCTGCAGCGCTACCGGTTGCCGGCATTGCTGTGGCGGCATCGCAACGATGATGCGCTGGATGAGTTGCTGGAGCCATTGCAACGTATACGCAGCAGGGACGGCAGTGGGCAGTTGCTCACCACTCTGCGCGCCTGGTGTGCCCATGACGGTCAGAGCCAGGCCTGTGCCGATGCCCTTGGTATCCACCGCAACAGCCTGCGCTACCGCCTGGAGCGCATTGCCGAACTGGGCGAGGTCGACCCGCTGCGTATGGAAGGCATGCTTAGCTTGTACCTGGGGTTGCAGTTGCTGCCTGCCGACTGA
- a CDS encoding glycerate kinase, protein MKIVIAPDSFKDSLDAAGVARAIAAGLGEAWPEAELVECPMADGGEGTMQAILAASHGELRLQTVRGPLGQSVEAGWGWLPQSRTAIIEMAQASGLQLVPPAQRDACRSSTWGTGELIAAALAAGAQRIVLAIGGSATNDAGSGMLRALGLRLLDADGQALEEGGLALAKLARIDASDLDPRLAEVQFEVAADVDNPLCGANGASAIFGPQKGANPQQVQALDQALGHFADHCAQLLGEDVRDYPGCGAAGGMGFAARAFMGAQFRPGVEVVAELAGLDALVQGAALVVTGEGRFDAQTLRGKTPMGVARVAKRHGVPVVVLAGTLGEGYQQLYAHGVDAAFALASGPMSLEQACANAADLLRARAGDIGRFWRCAKQI, encoded by the coding sequence ATGAAGATCGTCATTGCCCCCGACTCGTTCAAGGACAGCCTCGACGCTGCCGGCGTCGCCCGCGCCATCGCCGCTGGCCTGGGCGAGGCCTGGCCGGAGGCCGAGCTGGTCGAGTGCCCGATGGCCGACGGTGGCGAAGGCACCATGCAGGCGATTCTCGCCGCCAGCCACGGCGAACTGCGGCTGCAGACCGTGCGCGGGCCGTTGGGGCAAAGTGTGGAGGCGGGCTGGGGCTGGCTGCCGCAAAGCCGCACGGCGATCATCGAAATGGCCCAGGCCAGTGGCCTGCAACTGGTGCCGCCTGCCCAGCGCGATGCTTGCCGCAGCAGCACCTGGGGCACCGGCGAGCTGATTGCTGCCGCCCTGGCTGCTGGCGCGCAACGTATAGTGCTGGCCATCGGCGGCAGTGCCACCAACGACGCTGGCAGCGGCATGTTGCGGGCGCTGGGCCTGCGCCTGCTGGACGCCGACGGGCAAGCACTGGAAGAGGGCGGCCTGGCCTTGGCCAAGCTGGCCCGTATCGATGCCAGCGACCTCGACCCGCGCCTGGCCGAGGTGCAATTCGAAGTCGCAGCAGACGTTGACAACCCGCTGTGTGGCGCCAACGGCGCATCGGCGATCTTCGGCCCGCAGAAGGGCGCCAACCCGCAGCAGGTGCAGGCGCTGGACCAGGCCCTGGGCCATTTTGCCGACCATTGTGCACAGCTGCTGGGTGAGGATGTGCGCGACTACCCTGGCTGCGGCGCAGCCGGCGGCATGGGGTTCGCGGCGCGGGCATTCATGGGCGCGCAGTTCCGCCCCGGGGTGGAAGTGGTGGCCGAACTGGCCGGCCTGGATGCGTTGGTGCAGGGCGCAGCCCTGGTGGTCACCGGCGAGGGGCGCTTCGACGCCCAGACCTTGCGTGGCAAAACGCCGATGGGCGTGGCCCGGGTCGCCAAGCGCCATGGGGTACCGGTGGTGGTGCTGGCCGGGACCTTGGGTGAGGGGTACCAGCAGCTGTATGCCCATGGGGTCGATGCCGCCTTTGCCCTGGCCAGCGGGCCGATGAGCCTGGAGCAGGCCTGTGCCAATGCGGCCGACCTGCTGCGGGCGCGGGCGGGTGATATCGGGCGCTTTTGGCGCTGCGCGAAGCAGATCTGA